A region of Arabidopsis thaliana chromosome 5, partial sequence DNA encodes the following proteins:
- the SNX2b gene encoding sorting nexin 2B (sorting nexin 2B (SNX2b); FUNCTIONS IN: phospholipid binding; INVOLVED IN: vesicle-mediated transport, intracellular signaling pathway; LOCATED IN: membrane; EXPRESSED IN: cultured cell; CONTAINS InterPro DOMAIN/s: Vps5 C-terminal (InterPro:IPR015404), Phox-like (InterPro:IPR001683); BEST Arabidopsis thaliana protein match is: sorting nexin 2A (TAIR:AT5G58440.1); Has 2399 Blast hits to 2386 proteins in 279 species: Archae - 13; Bacteria - 100; Metazoa - 1366; Fungi - 555; Plants - 146; Viruses - 0; Other Eukaryotes - 219 (source: NCBI BLink).) has translation MMGSENDEESHLHSSKEEMEKLFLREDGDPLTKSNVNGDKSNSNYRSAMSTLFDSRHPSIVVTPADSDPLFAPPSYYSESRSPRSKPNGGDRVSSYLEPPSYADVIFSPFDDISEINGSEDGHSQSSDSLSRSPSSLSSDYIKITVSNPQKEQEATNSMIPGGSTYITYQITTRTNLSDYGGSEFSVRRRFRDIVTLADRLAESYRGFCIPPRPDKSIVESQVMQKQEFVEQRRVALEKYLRRLVAHPVIRNSDELKVFLQAQGKLPLATSTDVASRMLDGAVKLPKQLFGEGGGASSVEVVQPGRGGRDFLRMFKELRQSVSNDWGGSKPPVVEEDKEFLEKKEKMYDLEQQIINASQQAESLVKAQQDMGETMGELGLAFIKLTKFENEEAVFNSQRARANDMKNLATSAVKASRFYRELNSQTVKHLDTLHDYLGLMMAVQGAFADRSSALLTVQTLLSELSSLEARAEKLEVASSKVFGGDKSRIKKIEELKETIKVTEDSKNVAIREYEQIKENNWSEVERLDRERRADFLNMMKGFVANQVGYAEKIANVWTKVAEETRQYDRESS, from the exons ATGATGGGCTCAGAGAATGACGAAGAGTCCCATCTCCACTCATCCaaagaagagatggagaaactCTTTCTCCGCGAAGATGGCGATCCCTTGACCAAAAGCAATGTCAACGGCGATAAATCCAACTCTAATTATCGCAGCGCTATGTCAACTCTCTTCGACTCGCGTCACCCGTCGATTGTCGTAACTCCAGCTGATTCCGATCCACTTTTTGCGCCACCGTCTTACTACAGCGAATCTCGGAGTCCTCGTTCTAAACCAAACGGCGGCGACAGAGTCAGCTCTTACCTCGAGCCTCCGTCTTACGCGGATGTTATCTTCAGCCCTTTCGATGATATCTCCGAGATCAATGGCTCAGAAGATGGTCATAGTCAGTCGTCAGATTCATTATCTAGATCTCCGTCTTCTTTGAGCTCTGATTACATCAAGATCACTGTTTCTAACCCTCAGAAAGAGCAAGAGGCCACAAATTCAATGATTCCTGGAGGAAGTACTTACATCACTTACCAGATTACAACTAGAACGAATCTCTCTGACTACGGTGGATCGGAGTTTAGCGTGAGGAGAAGATTCAGAGACATTGTTACATTGGCTGATAGATTAGCTGAGTCTTATAGAGGTTTCTGCATTCCACCGAGGCCAGATAAGAGTATAGTTGAGAGTCAAGTGATGCAAAAGCAAGAGTTTGTGGAGCAGAGAAGAGTTGCATTGGAGAAGTATTTGCGTAGGCTTGTTGCACATCCTGTGATCAGGAACAGTGATGAATTGAAGGTTTTTCTTCAAGCGCAAGGGAAGTTACCGCTTGCTACGAGCACAGATGTGGCTTCTAGGATGTTGGATGGTGCTGTGAAGCTGCCGAAACAGTTGTTTGGTGAAGGCGGTGGAGCTTCTTCGGTTGAGGTGGTTCAGCCGGGTAGAGGAGGTAGAGATTTTCTGAGAATGTTTAAAGAACTTAGACAGTCAGTTTCTAATGACTGGGGTGGATCAAAACCACCTGTTgtggaagaagataaagagtttttggagaagaaggagaaaatgTATGATCTTGAGCAACAGATCATTAATGCTTCACAGCAG gCTGAATCCCTCGTGAAGGCACAGCAAGACATGGGGGAGACTATGGGGGAATTGGGATTAGCATTCATTAAACTGACGAAATTCGAGAACGAAGAAGCTGTCTTCAATTCTCAAAGAGCTCGTGCCAATGATATGAAGAATTTAGCCACTTCAGCTGTGAAAGCAAGCAGATTTTACAGAGAGTTGAATTCCCAGACGGTCAAGCATTTG GACACACTCCACGATTACCTTGGCCTAATGATGGCAGTCCAGGGCGCCTTTGCAGATAGATCTAGTGCTTTATTGACAGTGCAGACGCTTCTATCTGAACTTTCTTCACTGGAAGCAAGAGCAGAAAAGCTAGAAGTTGCATCATCAAAGGTCTTTGGCGGTGACAAATCAAGGATTAAGAAGATAGAAGAGTTAAAAGAAACCATCAAGGTCACTGAAGACTCTAAAAATGTTGCCATCAGGGAGTACGAGCAGATCAAG GAAAATAACTGGAGTGAGGTTGAAAGGCTGGATAGGGAAAGGCGTGCAGACTTCTTGAATATGATGAAAGGGTTTGTTGCTAATCAG GTTGGATATGCAGAGAAGATCGCCAATGTGTGGACAAAGGTTGCTGAGGAAACAAGGCAATACGATAGAGAGAGCTCTTAA
- the SNX2b gene encoding sorting nexin 2B produces the protein MMGSENDEESHLHSSKEEMEKLFLREDGDPLTKSNVNGDKSNSNYRSAMSTLFDSRHPSIVVTPADSDPLFAPPSYYSESRSPRSKPNGGDRVSSYLEPPSYADVIFSPFDDISEINGSEDGHSQSSDSLSRSPSSLSSDYIKITVSNPQKEQEATNSMIPGGSTYITYQITTRTNLSDYGGSEFSVRRRFRDIVTLADRLAESYRGFCIPPRPDKSIVESQVMQKQEFVEQRRVALEKYLRRLVAHPVIRNSDELKVFLQAQGKLPLATSTDVASRMLDGAVKLPKQLFGEGGGASSVEVVQPGRGGRDFLRMFKELRQSVSNDWGGSKPPVVEEDKEFLEKKEKMYDLEQQIINASQQAESLVKAQQDMGETMGELGLAFIKLTKFENEEAVFNSQRARANDMKNLATSAVKASRFYRELNSQTVKHLDTLHDYLGLMMAVQGAFADRSSALLTVQTLLSELSSLEARAEKLEVASSKVFGGDKSRIKKIEELKETIKVTEDSKNVAIREYEQIKENNWSEVERLDRERRADFLNMMKGFVANQVHIRTLTIIKPLSLHRINERV, from the exons ATGATGGGCTCAGAGAATGACGAAGAGTCCCATCTCCACTCATCCaaagaagagatggagaaactCTTTCTCCGCGAAGATGGCGATCCCTTGACCAAAAGCAATGTCAACGGCGATAAATCCAACTCTAATTATCGCAGCGCTATGTCAACTCTCTTCGACTCGCGTCACCCGTCGATTGTCGTAACTCCAGCTGATTCCGATCCACTTTTTGCGCCACCGTCTTACTACAGCGAATCTCGGAGTCCTCGTTCTAAACCAAACGGCGGCGACAGAGTCAGCTCTTACCTCGAGCCTCCGTCTTACGCGGATGTTATCTTCAGCCCTTTCGATGATATCTCCGAGATCAATGGCTCAGAAGATGGTCATAGTCAGTCGTCAGATTCATTATCTAGATCTCCGTCTTCTTTGAGCTCTGATTACATCAAGATCACTGTTTCTAACCCTCAGAAAGAGCAAGAGGCCACAAATTCAATGATTCCTGGAGGAAGTACTTACATCACTTACCAGATTACAACTAGAACGAATCTCTCTGACTACGGTGGATCGGAGTTTAGCGTGAGGAGAAGATTCAGAGACATTGTTACATTGGCTGATAGATTAGCTGAGTCTTATAGAGGTTTCTGCATTCCACCGAGGCCAGATAAGAGTATAGTTGAGAGTCAAGTGATGCAAAAGCAAGAGTTTGTGGAGCAGAGAAGAGTTGCATTGGAGAAGTATTTGCGTAGGCTTGTTGCACATCCTGTGATCAGGAACAGTGATGAATTGAAGGTTTTTCTTCAAGCGCAAGGGAAGTTACCGCTTGCTACGAGCACAGATGTGGCTTCTAGGATGTTGGATGGTGCTGTGAAGCTGCCGAAACAGTTGTTTGGTGAAGGCGGTGGAGCTTCTTCGGTTGAGGTGGTTCAGCCGGGTAGAGGAGGTAGAGATTTTCTGAGAATGTTTAAAGAACTTAGACAGTCAGTTTCTAATGACTGGGGTGGATCAAAACCACCTGTTgtggaagaagataaagagtttttggagaagaaggagaaaatgTATGATCTTGAGCAACAGATCATTAATGCTTCACAGCAG gCTGAATCCCTCGTGAAGGCACAGCAAGACATGGGGGAGACTATGGGGGAATTGGGATTAGCATTCATTAAACTGACGAAATTCGAGAACGAAGAAGCTGTCTTCAATTCTCAAAGAGCTCGTGCCAATGATATGAAGAATTTAGCCACTTCAGCTGTGAAAGCAAGCAGATTTTACAGAGAGTTGAATTCCCAGACGGTCAAGCATTTG GACACACTCCACGATTACCTTGGCCTAATGATGGCAGTCCAGGGCGCCTTTGCAGATAGATCTAGTGCTTTATTGACAGTGCAGACGCTTCTATCTGAACTTTCTTCACTGGAAGCAAGAGCAGAAAAGCTAGAAGTTGCATCATCAAAGGTCTTTGGCGGTGACAAATCAAGGATTAAGAAGATAGAAGAGTTAAAAGAAACCATCAAGGTCACTGAAGACTCTAAAAATGTTGCCATCAGGGAGTACGAGCAGATCAAG GAAAATAACTGGAGTGAGGTTGAAAGGCTGGATAGGGAAAGGCGTGCAGACTTCTTGAATATGATGAAAGGGTTTGTTGCTAATCAGGTACATATAAGGACTTTGACTATTATTAAACCTCTGTCTCTTCATAGAATTAACGAGAGAGTGTAA